The genomic segment GGTGGACGGTTGGTGCGAATGTCGCGGGAATGCCTGGTTGCGTGTATGGCCAGTCGGCTACCAGTGGCCCACTAACGACTCATTTGAAAAAACGAATCGCCGCCAGCCATCACGAGCGATGAAACCCAACGCCGTCAGCTCTGCGCCTCGAAAGCCGCTGCTGCACGTCCCAAACGATCGTTCACCGCGATCCATTCGATCGTATCCGGCAACTTCTCGATCAGAATCTGCGTGACGTTCGCTCGATCCAACGCGCGCAGCAAGCCATACAACTCACGCGCGTAGACGTGCGGATCTTCGGGCGCGGCGATGAAATGCACACCTTCGGCATCGGCCCAATGACCGGCACGCGATGCGCGCGCCACCAGCGCCACTCGCTCGCCCGCATCACGCGCGATCAGCAACGGCTCCAGCGCACCAAACGGCAACAGCGCCAACGGCGTGCGCGGCGCGTAATGCGCTTTCAACGTGCCAGAAGCACGCGGCGCGGTAGCATCCGAACCGTCGGGTAGACGCGGCGCTTCGCCGAGGACGTCGGCGATATCTTGCGGCGTCACGCGGCCCGGTCTCAACAGCGCGGGAAAACCGCGCGACAAATCGAGAATGGTCGATTCGATGCCGACATCGGACGCGCCGCCGTCGAGCACGTGAATCGAACTGCCGAACTCGTCGCGCACATGCTGCGCCGTGGTCGGGCTCACATGCCCAAAGCAATTCGCCGATGGCGCGGCCACGCCGCCATGTCCGCAGCGCAAAGCGCTGAACGCTTCCAGCAGCGCTTGCGCCACCGGATGCGACGGGCAACGCAGCCCCACGGAATCCTGCCCGCCACTGACCGCTGCCGGAATCCGCGCGGCTCGCTTCAGAATCAACGTAAGCGGGCCGGGCCAGAACGCGTCGATCAGACGCTGCGCTTCAGCGGGTAAATGCTCGACCCAGTAATTCGGATCACCCTGCGGCGCCAGATGCACGATGACGGGATGATTCGCCGGCCTGCCCTTCGCCGCGTAAATGCGCGCGACGGCATCCGGACTCTCGGCGTCGCCGCCGAGTCCGTACACGGTCTCGGTCGGGAATGCGACCAGACCACCCGCGTCGAGCAACGCAGCCGCGTGCTCGATCTGCGCGGCGCTCACAGGCAATGCGCTCGCGGCGCCTTCAGCGGGTTTCTGTTGATCCGGCATGGTGCTCGCGTCAGCTCGTGATGATGTGCAGAAGCCGCGCGCAATCGCGCCCAGCCGTGCGGGCTTCTTCGAGCGACGCCGCCGTGAAGTTGATATGACCCATCTTGCGGCCACAGCGTGCTTCTTCCTTGCCGTACAGATGCAGACGCGCCGCCGGCATCGCCGCGACTTCGTGCCATGGCGGCGTGACCGCAGCGCCCTTCGGGCCGTCCGGGAACCACACGTCGCCGAGAATGTTCAGCATGACGGCCGGCGAGTGCTGACGCGTGTCGCCGAGCGGCATGCCGGTCATCGCGCGAACCTGCTGTTCGAACTGGCTGGTCGCGCAGGCGTCGACGGTGTAATGGCCGGAATTGTGCGGACGCGGCGCCATTTCGTTGGCGACCAGCGAACCGTCTTCGAGGATGAAAAACTCCACGCACAGCACGCCCACGTAGCCAAGCTTCTCGGCGATTTGCAGCGCGGCTTGCTGGGCCTGCTCGACCAGCGTCGGGCTTGCGTCCGGCGCGGGGACGATGGTGTGCGACAGCACACCGTCGCGGTGAGTGTTCTGCGCTAGCGGATAGACCACCGACGCGCCGCTCGAAGCGCGCGCGATCAACGCGGACACTTCGAACTTCAGCGGCAGGCGTTTTTCCAGCACGCAGGCAACACCGGCGAGCGACGCATGCGCCTCGCGCACTTCTTCGGCATTGCGTACGCGAATCTGGCCTTTGCCGTCGTAGCCCATGCGGGCCGTTTTGAGGATGCCCGGCAGCACGGCTTCGAGTGCGGCGTCGTCGAGCGCGGCGAGCGCGTCCGACGACTCGATCACTACGTGCGGCGCCACCGTCACGCCCGACGACGCGATAAATCGCTTCTCGGCAATCCGGTCCTGGGCGACGGCCACGCAGCGGCCCGCCGGGCTCACGAACGTGGTCTTCGCGAGAAAGTCGAGGCTCGCGGCCGGTACGTTCTCGAATTCGGTCGACACCGCCGCGCACAGCCGCGCGAGTTCGGTCAACGACGCTTCGTCGTCGTAAGCCGCGCGCAGATGGCGATCGGCGACGGCGCCCGCCGGACTGTTTTCGTCCGGGTCGAGTACGGCGACGCGATAGCCCATGGACTGGGCGGCAAAACAGAACATGCGGCCGAGCTGGCCGCCACCGACCATGCCAAGCCATGCGCCTGGCAGAATCGGTGAAACCGGTGTGTTGTCTGGGTTCATCTTAGTGGTCGGTCGCGGCCGGGTAGGCCTTGAGAAAAACAGGCACCCGGCCGGGGGTCAGACAGGGGACGTCTTATATCAATCAGCCCGCGCGATTACAGCGCCGGCAATACCATTGCGTGAGCCGCTTCGTTCTGGCGCACGCGGAACGCAGCCAGTTTCTCCGCGTATTCGTCGCTCGTGCCGGCGAGCAGCGACACCGCGAACAGCGCAGCATTCGCCGCACCCGCTTCGCCGATCGCAAACGTCGCAACCGGCACGCCCTTCGGCATCTGCACGATGGAGTGCAACGAATCGACGCCCTTCAGATACTTGCTCGCGACCGGCACGCCGAGCACCGGCACCGTGGTCTTCGCGGCCAGCATGCCCGGCAGATGCGCCGCGCCGCCCGCGCCCGCGATGATCGCGCGGATGCCGCGCTCACGCGCACTTTCAGCATAGGCGAACATTTCGTCGGGCATACGGTGCGCCGACACAACCTTCGCTTCGTACGGCACGCCGAATTCCTGCAAAATCGCCACGGCGTTCTTCATGACTTCCCAGTCGGAACTGGAGCCCATCAGCACGCCGACGACCGGCGCGCCATGCGTATGGGCAGTTTGAGCTTCACTCATCTTACGGCTTCCCTGTTTCTCGAACGGTACTGATACGACAAGCGCGTAATCAGGCGAGCTTCTGACCGGTCAGACGTTCGAGCGCTTCCTGATACTTTTCGCCCGTCTTCGTGACCACGTCGTCCGGCAGCTTCGGCGCCGGCGGTTCTTTCGCCCACGCCTGCGTTTCGAGCCAGTCGCGCACGAACTGCTTGTCGAACGACGGCGGGTTGGTGCCGACCTGATACTGGTCAGCCGGCCAGAAGCGCGACGAGTCGGCGGTCAACGCTTCGTCCATCAGGTACAGCTTGCCGTGGTTGTCCAGACCGAATTCGAACTTCGTGTCCGCGATGATGATGCCGCGGGTCGCCGCGTAATCCGCCGCTTCCTTGTACAGCCTGATCGAGATGTCGCGGATCGTGGCCGACAGTTCGGTGCCGATGCGGCGCTCCATGTCGTCGTACGTGATGTTTTCGTCGTGATGGCCCATTTCGGCCTTGGCTGCCGGCGTGAAGATCGGCTCAGGCAGCTTCTGTGCGTTTTGCAGGCCCGGCGGCAGTTCGACGCCGCACACCGAACCGGTTGCCTGGTAGTCTTTCCAGCCGCTGCCGGCCAGGTAGCCGCGCACCACCGCTTCGACCAGAATCGGCTCGAGGCGCTTGACGACTACCGCCCGGCCCTTCACCTGCTCGACTTCGTCGGCCGCGACCACGGATTCGGGCGCGACGCCCGTCAGATGGTTCGGCACCACGTGCGCGAGTTTGTCGAACCAGAAGTTCGCCATTTCGTTGAGCACGCGACCCTTATTCGGAATCGGCTCGCCCATGATGACGTCGAACGCCGACAGACGGTCGGTCGTGACGATCAGCAACTGGTCGTTGCCCACCGCATAGTTGTCGCGGACTTTACCGCGGCCGAGCAGCGGCAGCGAGTGGAGCGTAGATTCGTAGAGGGTAGACATCGTCGTGGTTCGCTAAAAGTGAGGCAAAAAGTGTGACCGGAACAAAAGGGAAACGCCGTTCCCCCGATGATGCGGGAACGGCGATCTAACGACAACCTGGCCGGATGGCCAGGTGTAGAGCCTGTTACAGCTTAACGGACGACCTGCGCCAGCTCGCCCGACTTGTACTTCTCCGCGATTTTATCAAGCGAGAGCGGCTTGATCTTGCCAGCCTGGCCTTCGCAGCCGAATTGCATGTAACGGTCGATACAAACCTTCATCGCCGCTTCGCGCGCCGGCTTCAGATAATCGCGCGGATCGAACTTGCCCGGGTTGGTCGCCATGTAGCGGCGGATCGCGCCGGTAATCGCCAGACGCAGGTCGGTGTCGATGTTGACCTTGCGCACGCCGTTACGGATGCCTTCCTGAATTTCTTCGACCGGCACGCCGTAGGTTTCCTTCATATCGCCGCCGAATTCGCGGATTTCAGCCAGCAGTTCCTGCGGCACCGACGACGAACCGTGCATCACCAGGTGCGTGTTCGGAATGCGCTGGTGAATTTCCTTGATGCGCTGAATCGACAGAATGTCGCCCGTGGGCTTCTTGCTGAACTTGTACGCGCCGTGCGAGGTGCCGATCGCGATGGCCAGCGCGTCGCACTGCGTCAGCTTGACGAAGTCGGCTGCCTGCTCCGGGTCGGTCAGCAATTGCTCGCGGGTCATCTTGCCTTCCGCGCCGTGGCCGTCTTCCTTGTCGCCCTGCATGGTTTCGAGCGAACCGAGCACGCCCAGTTCAGCCTCGACCGTGATGCCGATGGAGTGCGCCGCTTCAACGACCTTGCGCGACACGTCCACGTTGTACTCGTACGATGCCACCGACTTGCCGTCGGCCTCGAGCGAACCGTCCATCATCACGCTGGTGAAACCGCTGCGAATCGCCGCCATACAGACCGCCGGCGACTGCCCGTGGTCCTGGTGCATCACGACCGGAATATGCGGATACGACTCGACCGCTGCTTCGATCAGATGACGCAGGAACGCTTCGCCAGCGTACTTACGTGCGCCCGCGGACGCCTGCATGATGACCGGGGCATTGACCTTGTCGGCCGCTGCCATGATGGCCTGCACCTGCTCCAGATTGTTCACGTTGAATGCCGGAAGGCCATAACCGTTTTCGGCGGCATGGTCCAGCAGTTGACGCATTGATACGAGAGGCATGCTTTAACTCCATAGATTGAAACGAATTCTTGTGCCGTCGGCATCTATTTGGCGATTTTTCCGCGGTGCAAACTGCATGCCCGTCACACGATGGCTTAAAACGTCGAGCGTTCCTGGCGCTTCCAGACGCAATTGAAGCCTGTGTGCCGCCTCTCGCGGGGCATGTCAGTCTGCACCGCTCAATCGACCCTGCGCCGATCAAGCAGTCACTTCTCAATACGGCTCGCCGACCCGCACGATTTTCAGCGTATTGGTGCCGCCAGCCTGACCCATCGGCTCGCCGACGGTCAGCACGACCATGTCGCCGTGCGACGCGTAACCCTTCTTCACCACGGTTTCCAGCGCCTGTTGCAACGCGGTGTCGCGGTCGGTGTTGGTGTCCAGATGCAGCGAAGTCACGTTGCGGTACAGCGCCATGGCACGCTCACTGCCGATTCGCGGCGTGAGCGCGAAGATCGGCACGTGGGTCCAGTGACGCGACATCCACAACGCGGTCGAGCCGGATTCGGTCAACGCGACAATCGCCTTCGCGCCAAGGTGGAACGCCGTGAACAGCGCGCCCATCGCGATCGACTGGTCGATGCGGGTGAACGTGCGGTCGAGGAAATCCTTGTCCAGTTCCGACTGTTCCGACTTCTCGGCTTCGACGCAGATCGCCGCCATCGTCTCGATGGTCTGCACCGGGTATTTGCCCGCCGCCGATTCCGCCGACAGCATCACCGCGTCCGTGCCGTCGAGCACCGCGTTCGCGACGTCCGACACTTCGGCGCGGGTCGGCACCGGCGCGTAGATCATCGACTCCATCATCTGGGTCGCGGTGATCACGAACTTGTTCGACTCGCGCGCCATGCGGATCATCCGCTTTTGCAGCGCCGGCACTGCGGCATTGCCCACTTCCACCGCCAGATCGCCGCGCGCGACCATGATGCCGTCCGACGCGTCGAGAATGCCTTGCAGCGCCGGAATCGCTTCGGCGCGCTCGATCTTCGCGATCATCTTCGGCTTGATGCCGTACGGCGCACCGGCGATGTTCGCCAGTTGCCGGGCCATTTCCATGTCGGTCGCGTTCTTCGGGAACGACACGGCCACGTAATCGACACCGAGCGACATCGCCGTGCGGATGTCTTCCATGTCTTTCGCGGTCAGCGCGGGGGCCGTCAAACCGCCACCCTGACGGTTGATGCCCTTGTTGTTCGACAGCTCGCCACCGATCTTCACGATCGTGTGAATCTCGCTGCCAATTACGCGTGCGACGTTCAGGACGATCAGGCCGTCGTTGAGCAACAGCACGTCGCCTGCTTTCAGATCGCGCGGCAGGTCCTTGTAATCGAGACCGACGCGTTGTTCGTTGCCGAGTTCGCATTCGGCGTCGAGGATGAACGGCTCGCCGGCAACGAGCATGATCTTGCCGTTTTCAAATTTGCCGACCCGGATTTTCGGGCCCTGCAGGTCCGCCATGATGGCGACTTCGCGGCCGGCCTGACGGGCCGCCTCGCGCACGAATTCGGCGCGTTGGCGGTGGTCGTCGGCGGTGCCGTGCGAGAAATTGAGCCGCACCACGTCCGCTCCTGCCTGAATCATTTGCAGCAGGACTTCCGGCGTGCTGGAAGCCGGTCCGATGGTAGCGACAATCTTGGTAGCGCGATGCATGAGTCTCCTCGTCTGGATGGGATCGCTGGGAAAAGCGCTGCGAGTCGGATGCGGAGGCTGCGCACCGAAAGATGATGCGAGGGGTTGCGCGCCGGTTGAAACCAGCGTCGCTTTATTGGTAAAGGCGGTGTTCGAGACCAGCACGGGGGGTGCCGGTGGGGGCGCGAGCTCTGCGTGTTCGTGCGGGAGTTCAGCCTGCGACGGCGCGTTCTGCGCAACAGGGTCAACGGACGATTCTGCTGCTTCGTCGATGGTGGCCGTGGTCAACTCCGCGAGCGCGAGAGACGAGCCGGATTGTTCTGCTTCAACTGACGCTGCAGACGCCGCCGGAGTGGCGGCGGAGCGCACTGCGCGCTCCCCTGCCGTCGTTGCTGCGGTGCCGCGCGCCGGTTTGGCGCCGCGCGTTTTAGCAGACTTTGTCGAGGGGGAGCGCGTCGTCACGTTAAGCCCGCGATTCCAGGATTTCGACAGCCGGCAACTTCTTGCCTTCGAGGAACTCGAGGAAGGCGCCGCCGCCCGTCGAGATGTAGCTGATTTTTTCCTGGATGCCGTACTTGGCGATGGCCGCGAGCGTGTCGCCGCCGCCTGCAATCGAGAACGCGCCCGACTTGGCGATCGCGTCTGCCAGCGTCTTCGTGCCGTTGCCGAACTGGTCGAATTCGAACACGCCGACCGGGCCATTCCACACGATCGTGCCGGCCTTTTCGAGCTGCGAGGCGAGCGTTTTCGCGGTTTCCGGTCCGATGTCGAGGATCATGTCGTCGTCTTGAACATCGGCGACTGCCTTGATTTCGGCCTTGGCGGTGGGCGAAAACTCTTTCGCGGTGACCACGTCGACGGGGATCGGCACCGAGGCGCCACGGGCCTTCGCGGATTCGATAATGGCTTTGGCTTCTTCGAGCAGATCGGCTTCGGCCAGCGACTTGCCGATCTTCAGGCCGGCAGCCAGCATGAACGTATTGGCAATGCCGCCGCCGACGATCAGCTGATCCACCTTGTCGGCGAGCGACTTCAGAATGGTCAGCTTGGTCGACACCTTCGAGCCGGCGACGATCGCCACCAGCGGACGCTTCGGCGCGCCGAGCGCCTTGCCGAGCGCTTCGAGTTCAGCCGCGAGCAGCGGACCGGCGCAAGCGACCGGCGCGTACTTCGCGATGCCGTGGGTGGTGGCTTCGGCGCGGTGTGCGGTGCCGAACGCGTCGTTCACGTAGATGTCGCAGAGCTTCGCCATTTTCTGCGCGAGCTCGTCGGAATCTTTCTTTTCGCCCTTGTTGACGCGGCAGTTTTCCAGCAGCACGACCGAACCCGGCGCCACGTTCACGCCGTTTTCGACCCAGTTCGCCACCAGCGGCACGTCGCGGCCGAGCAGGTCGGCGAGGCGCCTGGCGACCGGTGCGAGCGAGTCTTCCGGCTTGAAATCGCCCTCGGTCGGGCGGCCCAGGTGCGACGTGACCATCACGGCCGCGCCTGCGTCGAGCGCCGCCTTGATAGCCGGCACGGAGGCGCGGATACGGGTGTCTTCGGTGATGTTGCCTTGATCGTCCTGCGGCACGTTCAGATCGGCGCGGATAAACACGCGTTTGCCGGACAACTTGCCTTCGGCGATCAGATCGGAGAGACGCAATACCTTGTTCATGGGCGTGTGTGTGCGAGTTGATGAGAAGGCGGTGACGGGCGACGCGCGCGCTTCAAGCGCGGCAGACTCCAGCGCTTTTGCACAACGGCGGCTCCACAGGATCGGGCGCGGGCGGCATGGCCGCAGTTCTCGCGCCCTGCACCGGCGCGCTCAACCCGGAAACGAGCATTTTAACCGATCCAAACTGCCTTCTGACCCGCAACTGGGCGAATGACGCGTATTTGAAGATAAGCCTGCCGTGGTGCGACGCAACATTTTCAATCGTTCCAATTACATGAAGACGCGCAACAGAGTGAACACGACCATTCCGGTGACAATCGTGCCGAGCATGGTGCGCCGCCACAAAAACCAGCCGAGACCAGCCAGCGTCGCGTAAAACTCGTGATTGGACGGCGCGAACGACAGGCCGTCGGGCGTCGCCAGCACGTCGGGCAACACCACGGCGGCCAGCGCCGCGGCCGGCGCGTAGCGCAACATCCGTTGCACACGACCCGGCAAAACCGTGCGCTCGCCGCCGATTAGAAACATCGCGCGTGTCAAAGCGGTGACGAAGGTCATGCCGAAAATGGCGAGCCAGATTTGCGTGGATGTCATCGGGAATCTCCGGCGCTGTTGCGGATGCGGCGCAGATCGGCGCGCTCGACCATCAGGTCGGCGGCGCTGCCGGCCACGATCGCCGCAATCACCGCAAGCGGCAGCGCGAGCCGGTACGGCAGGTCGAAAGCGAGCAGCGAGACGACGCCCGCAATCGCGACCGCCACCAGCGTGGAACGCGTCGCGATCGCCGAGACCATGATGGGCAGCAAGGCCAGCGTGCCCGCCAGCGCCAGCCCCCAGTTATCGGGGATCAGGCTCGCGAGCAGGATGCCCGCAATCGACGACACCTGCCACGACAGCCAGCTCGACAGCGCCATGCCCCAGTAGTAAGCCTCCTTACCCGGCACGTAACCCGGCGCGAAGCTCTTCTTCTGGAACAGCAGATAGATGACGTCGCCGTTGAAATAGCCGAGCACGATGCGCCGCCACATCGGCAGATAGGAGAAATGCGGCGCGAGGCCGACGCTGAAAATGACGAAACGCGTGTTGACCATGGCCGCTGTGAGCAGCACGGTCCAGATCGGCAGTTTGGCGGCGAGCAGCGGCAGCACCGCCAATTGCGACGAGCCGGCGTAGCACAGCAGCGACATGGTGAGCGACTGCGGCAGCGTCAGCACCGACTTGCTCATCGCGATGCCGGTGACCAGCCCCCACGAGAAAATCGCCATCAGGGTGGGTGCGTAGTCGCGCGCGCCCTGACGGAAGGCACGGCGATCGAGATCTGACAGACGAGCAGGCATCAGGCGTAGCGCGCCCGCGCAAGGCGCGGCAACGAAGGGAGGTCGACGCCAGGAAAGTCAGACACCCGCTGGCGTATCCGGATTTGATTTATGCGTGCGCCGGATTATAGCGCCGGGCCTGCGGCCAAATGCCCGTTCCGTGTGCAAAAGACGCTAAAATAACGCTCTTGATTAGGCCCCGAAGAAAGTCTCCCTTGGGCAGCACGCCGCACGGGAAACCAACGGGCCACCCCGGTTTTCTTGCTCCACGGGGAGCCTGCGCGCAGCGTCAGGTCTGGGGGCACTCATAACGCACTGCTGGAGAATCGTATGTCAATGGCCGACCGCGACGGCAAGATCTGGATGGATGGCAAGCTCATCGACTGGCGCGATGCCAAGGTCCACGTGCTTACCCACACGCTGCACTACGGCATGGGCGTCTTTGAGGGCGTGCGCGCCTACAAGACGGCCGACGGCGGCACCGCGATCTTCCGTCTGCAGGAGCACACCAAGCGTCTGCTGAACTCGGCCAAGATTTTCCAGATGGACGTGCCGTTCGACCACGAAACGCTCGCCGCCGCGCAGTGCGAAGTGGTCCGCGAAAACAAGCTCGAATCGTGCTATCTGCGTCCGATCATCTGGGTCGGCTCGGAAAAGCTCGGCGTGTCGGCCAAAGGCAACACCATTCACGTGGCAATCGCCGCGTGGCCGTGGGGCGCTTACCTCGGTGAAGACGGCATCGCGAAGGGCATCCGCGTGAAGACGTCGTCGTTCACGCGCCATCACGTGAACGTGTCGATGGTCCGCGCGAAGGCGTCGGGCTGGTACGTGAACTCGATCCTCGCCAACCAGGAAGCCATCGCCGACGGCTACGACGAAGCGCTGCTGCTCGACGTCGACGGCTACGTGTCGGAAGGTTCGGGCGAGAACTTCTTCCTCGTGAATAACGGCAAGCTGTACACGCCCGACCTGTCGTCGTGCCTCGACGGCATCACGCGCGACACGGTCATCACGCTGGCGCGCGACGCGGGCATCCAGGTCATCGAAAAACGCATCACGCGCGACGAGGTCTATACCTGCGACGAAGCGTTCTTCACCGGCACTGCCGCCGAAGTCACGCCGATCCGCGAACTCGACAACCGTACTATCGGCTCGGGCTCGCGCGGTCCGATCACCGAGAAGCTGCAGTCGGGCTTCTTCGACATCGTGAACGGCAAGAGCGACAAGTACGCGCACTGGCTCACCAAGATCTAACGCGCGCTGCGCCGGTTTTTCTGCCTGGCCTCACGGCTGGGGCCGGATCCCGGCGCAACGCCCGCACCCTGCATACAACGAGAAAGTCCCATGAGCGAAATCAAGGAAATGCCGCTGGTCGAACTGTCGGCAAAAGACCTTCCGGCCTACTGCCCGAACCCGAACATGCCGCGTTGGAGCGCACATCCGCGCGTCTTTATCGACGTCACGCACGGCGAAGCGAAGTGCCCGTATTGCAGCACGCGGTACAAACTGCGCGACGGCGAAGTGGTCCGGGGTCACTGAACCCGGCACATCGTGCGTTGTGACTGGCGGCGCTGTTTGTCGAGCGGTGAGGTTTCGGCCTCGATTTGAAGTGCGTGGGTTGTCAGGTCGGCGGGTTACTGCCGGATGAGCGGAGCGATGTCTGGTTCGACATTGACTTCGTAGTTCGTGTCGTCGCCCGTCTGTTCCGTTGTCCGATTCAGCTTTATACGAATCGGCCTCGAACACGCCCCGACCGCCGGCACGCCCACGCTAGAACACACTCGACGTCACGCGCACCACAGCAGCAAAGCCGCAGTCGCGGTGCCACCGGCATGGCCGGAATGGCGTCACGCGGCAAGCGGTTTTTCCCCTTTTACCTATCCGAACGCCACGCGCACTGCGCGCGCAGCGTTTCGTTTCGACACCGGACACTCACTCTGATGCGTCGCGCGTTGGTTATCGCACCGAACTGGATCGGTGACGCATTGATGGCGCAGCCGCTGTTTGCGCGCCTCGTGAAATTGCATCCCCGCATCGTCATCGACGCGGTCGCGCCCTCGTGGGTCGCGCCCGTGCTCGAACGCATGCCGGAAATCCGCGACGTCTACGCCACCGACCTCGCGCACGGCAAACTGCAAATGCTGCGCCGCTGGCAACTGGCGAGCGATTTGCGCGACGTCGGCTACGACGCGGCTTACGTGCTGCCGAACTCGCTCAAATCCGCGCTGATTCCGTGGATGGCGGGCATTCCGCTGCGCATCGGCTACACCGGCGAAAGCCGCTACGGCCTGTTGAACGTGCGTCACGCGAATCCGCGCAAGGACGAGCGCCCGCCGATGGTCGGCCAGTACGCCGCCCTCGCCTACGCGCCCGGCGCGAAGATTCCCGACGACCTGCCGATGCCGCGACTCGACGCGGACCTGAACGAAGCGTCGCGCGTGTCGGCGCGCTTCAATCTCGACACGCGCGTGCCGCTGCTGGTGTTCTGCCCCGGCGCCGAATATGGTCCGGCCAAGCGCTGGCCGCCTGAGCATTTCGCGGCGCTCGCGCAGATGGTCGGCCAGTCGTTCCCATACACGCAGATCGTCGCGCTCGGCTCGCCGAAAGACGCGCCGCTCGCGCAGGCCATCGCCGAGAAAGCGCCCAACGTGCGCAACCTGTGCGGGCAAACCGCGTTGGGCGAAGCTTGCGCGCTGATCTCGCGAGCCAACGCCGTGGTCACGAACGACTCCGGCCTGATGCACGTGGCAGCCGCGCTGCGCCGCCCGCTGGTGGCCGTGTACGGATCGACCGATCCGCGCCACACCCCGCCCCTGTCGGAGCTTGCGAAGGTACAATGGCTTCATCTCGAATGCAGCCCCTGTTTTGAGCGCGAGTGTCCGCTCGGTCATCTGAACTGCCTCAAGCAACTGAGCGCCGAACAGGTATTCGGCGATTTGCGCGGCATGCTGCTCGCGCAACGCTGAGCCGATCAACCACACTCGCTGCTTGCAGTACCGCACGCCCCTTAAGCGCGTCGCGTCATGTTCGTGCCTCACGGCGCGAACATGCTGGCGCCGGGGGGCGACAAGTCCGGTGCGCCGGACTGTCCCGCTGACCGCTGCCCCGCAACCGCGCGCCGCGCACAAGAGACTGACGAGCCATGCCACGTTTTGCCCATATCTTCGAAGCCGCCGCCGATACCCTGAACGCCTACTATCAGGCCATCGCCGAGGTCAATATCGACAGCTTGATGGGCCTGTGGATCGACGAGGAGTTCGTTAGCTGCATTTGCGCCGACGGCTCCCACCTGCACGGCCTGGAAAGCATTCGCGCCGGCTTGCAGAT from the Paraburkholderia fungorum genome contains:
- the waaF gene encoding lipopolysaccharide heptosyltransferase II gives rise to the protein MRRALVIAPNWIGDALMAQPLFARLVKLHPRIVIDAVAPSWVAPVLERMPEIRDVYATDLAHGKLQMLRRWQLASDLRDVGYDAAYVLPNSLKSALIPWMAGIPLRIGYTGESRYGLLNVRHANPRKDERPPMVGQYAALAYAPGAKIPDDLPMPRLDADLNEASRVSARFNLDTRVPLLVFCPGAEYGPAKRWPPEHFAALAQMVGQSFPYTQIVALGSPKDAPLAQAIAEKAPNVRNLCGQTALGEACALISRANAVVTNDSGLMHVAAALRRPLVAVYGSTDPRHTPPLSELAKVQWLHLECSPCFERECPLGHLNCLKQLSAEQVFGDLRGMLLAQR
- a CDS encoding AzlD domain-containing protein, whose protein sequence is MTSTQIWLAIFGMTFVTALTRAMFLIGGERTVLPGRVQRMLRYAPAAALAAVVLPDVLATPDGLSFAPSNHEFYATLAGLGWFLWRRTMLGTIVTGMVVFTLLRVFM
- a CDS encoding branched-chain amino acid transaminase, which gives rise to MSMADRDGKIWMDGKLIDWRDAKVHVLTHTLHYGMGVFEGVRAYKTADGGTAIFRLQEHTKRLLNSAKIFQMDVPFDHETLAAAQCEVVRENKLESCYLRPIIWVGSEKLGVSAKGNTIHVAIAAWPWGAYLGEDGIAKGIRVKTSSFTRHHVNVSMVRAKASGWYVNSILANQEAIADGYDEALLLDVDGYVSEGSGENFFLVNNGKLYTPDLSSCLDGITRDTVITLARDAGIQVIEKRITRDEVYTCDEAFFTGTAAEVTPIRELDNRTIGSGSRGPITEKLQSGFFDIVNGKSDKYAHWLTKI
- a CDS encoding AzlC family ABC transporter permease, yielding MPARLSDLDRRAFRQGARDYAPTLMAIFSWGLVTGIAMSKSVLTLPQSLTMSLLCYAGSSQLAVLPLLAAKLPIWTVLLTAAMVNTRFVIFSVGLAPHFSYLPMWRRIVLGYFNGDVIYLLFQKKSFAPGYVPGKEAYYWGMALSSWLSWQVSSIAGILLASLIPDNWGLALAGTLALLPIMVSAIATRSTLVAVAIAGVVSLLAFDLPYRLALPLAVIAAIVAGSAADLMVERADLRRIRNSAGDSR
- a CDS encoding zinc-finger domain-containing protein codes for the protein MSEIKEMPLVELSAKDLPAYCPNPNMPRWSAHPRVFIDVTHGEAKCPYCSTRYKLRDGEVVRGH